A single window of Periophthalmus magnuspinnatus isolate fPerMag1 chromosome 22, fPerMag1.2.pri, whole genome shotgun sequence DNA harbors:
- the LOC117391075 gene encoding hssA/B-like protein 34, whose amino-acid sequence MCDTEKEKKEKKEKKEKKEDEHKEDSESSGSESGSGEEGEKGKGKGKKHGKKGKGHGHGHEHGHGHGKGKHGKCDD is encoded by the exons ATGTGTGacacagaaaaagagaagaaggagaagaaggagaagaaggagaagaaggag GATGAACACAAGGAGGACTCCGAAAGCTCTGGATCAGAGTCCGGATCAGGCGAG gagggagagaaggggaagggAAAGGGAAAG AAACATGGGAAAAAAGGCAAAGGACATGGACACGGTCATGAACATGGACATGGACATGGTAAAGGCAAGCACGGAAAATGTGATGACTAA
- the LOC117391052 gene encoding holotricin-3-like, giving the protein MLSCKCYNPEYASYILLFFCLSTDGHGQKGHAGEHGGEHGGEHGGEHGGEHGGEHGGKGEKGKGGEGCHGKADEMKGHGHGGKGQGHEHGKGHNKD; this is encoded by the exons ATGTTAAGTTGCAAGTGTTATAATCCTGAATATGCATcttacatattattatttttttgtctttctacAGACGGCCAC ggtcagaagggACACGCTGGAGAGCATGGAGGAGAGCATGGAGGAGAGCATGGAGGAGAGCATGGAGGAGAGCATGGAGGAGAGCATGGAGGCAAG ggAGAAAAGGGCAAAGGAGGAGAG GGATGCCATGGAAAGGCTGATGAGATGAAAGGCCACGGCCATGGAGGCAAAGGCCAAGGACACGAGCACGGGAAGGGACACAacaaagactga
- the mthfd1b gene encoding C-1-tetrahydrofolate synthase, cytoplasmic — translation MPAKIISGKDVSALVKERLKKEVDIMKQWDPNFKPGLTVLQVGDREDSNLYISMKMKAADEIGINARHLKLPKTATEKEILHAITEVNENSSIHGLIVQLPLDSIHKIDTEKVTNAVAPEKDVDGLTSVNAGKLARGDLRDCFIPCTPNGCLELIKQTGVSIAGKRAVVLGRSKIVGAPMHDLLLWNHATVTTCHSKTVDLDLEVGKADILVVGIGQPEMVKGEWIKKGAVVIDCGINPIPDETRPSGKRVVGDVHYTSAKERADFITPVPGGVGPMTVAMLMANTVQSAKRFIEISQPGKWNITYNELKLEKPVPSDIVISRSCIPKPIDQLAKEVGLLSDEVELYGKTKAKVQLSIMKRLQEQPDGKYVVVTGITPTPLGEGKSTTTIGLVQALGAHMNLNVFACVRQPSQGPTFGIKGGAAGGGYSQVIPMEEFNLHLTGDIHAITAANNLVAAAIDARMFHEATQSDKALYNRLVPLNGGKRVFSDIQIKRLKKLGIDKTDPTSLTEEEITRFARLDIDPGTVTWQRVMDTNDRFLRKITIGQSPTEKGFTREAQFDITVASEIMAVLALTSSLQDMRTRLSKMVVATSKNGDPITTEDLGVSGALTVLMKDAIKPNLMQTLEGTPVFVHAGPFANIAHGNSSILADKIALKLVGPEGFVVTEAGFGADIGMEKFFNIKCRYSGLRPHVVVLVATVRALKMHGGGPTVTAGMPLPKEYVEENLGLLENGCSNLRKQIENAMHFGVPVVVAVNAFKNDTDAELDLVCKIAKSAGAFDAVCCRHWAEGGAGAVDLGKAVQRASEATSNFKFLYNLELSIADKIRVIAQKIYGATDIELLPEAQHKVELYTKQGFGNLPMCMAKTHLSLSHEADKKGVPTGFILPIRDIRASVGAGFLFPLVGTMPTIPGLPTRPCFYDIDLNPETEQVNGLF, via the exons GCTGGTGAAGGAGCGCCTGAAAAAAGAAGTAGACATCATGAAGCAATGGGACCCTAATTTCAAACCTGGTCTGACAGTTTTACAG GTTGGCGACCGTGAAGATTCAAATCTTTACATCAGTATGAAGATGAAGGCTGCCGATGAG ATTGGAATAAATGCCAGGCATTTGAAACTCCCAAAGACTGCTACAGAGAAGGAG ATTCTTCATGCTATAACAGAAGTGAATGAAAATTCATCTATCCATGGACTAATTGTGCAGCTGCCGCTGGACTCAATTCATAAGATTGATACAGAGAAAGTCACGAATGCGGTGGCACCAGAGAAAGATGTAGATGG TCTAACCAGTGTAAACGCTGGAAAGCTTGCTCGCGGGGATCTGCGGGACTGCTTCATTCCCTGCACACCGAATGGCTGCTTGGAGTTGATTAAACAAACTG GAGTGTCTATTGCGGGAAAGAGGGCGGTGGTGCTCGGTCGGAGTAAAATTGTGGGCGCACCAATGCACGATCTGCTGCTGTGGAATCATGCCACTGTCACTACCTGTCACTCCAAGACTGTGGATCTAGATCTGGAG GTGGGAAAAGCTGACATCCTGGTTGTGGGTATTGGTCAACCCGAAATGGTCAAAGGAGAGTGGATCAAAAAAGGAGCAGTTGTTATTGACTGTGGCATTAATCCTATCCCAG ATGAAACCCGTCCGAGTGGTAAACGGGTGGTGGGTGATGTTCATTACACCTCTGCCAAGGAGCGAGCAGATTTCATTACACCTGTGCCTGGTGGTGTGGGGCCCATGACTGTAGCCATGCTGATGGCG AACACAGTTCAGAGTGCAAAAAGATTTATTGAAATCAGTCAACCTGGAAAATGGAATATAACTTACAATGAATTAAAACTTGAAAAGCCTGTGCCAAG TGACATAGTGATTTCTCGCTCCTGTATACCCAAACCCATCGACCAGCTGGCGAAGGAAGTGGGTCTGCTTTCAGATGAGGTGGAACTCTATGGCAAGACCAAAGCCAAAGTTCAGCTGTCCATCATGAAGCGGCTGCAGGAACAGCCGGATGGCAAATATGTGGTTGTCACTGG CATCACACCTACTCCACTTGGAGAAGGAAAGAGCACCACCACTATTGGCCTGGTTCAGGCTCTGGGAGCTCACATGAACCTCAATGTATTTGCATGTGTTAGGCAGCCATCTCAGGGACCCACCTTTGGGATTAAAG GTggtgctgcaggtggaggttattCTCAAGTAATCCCAATGGAAGAG TTCAACCTCCACCTCACTGGTGACATTCATGCCATCACAGCGGCCAATAACTTGGTGGCTGCAGCCATTGATGCTCGCATGTTTCATGAAGCTACGCAGTCAGACAAA GCTCTCTATAACCGCTTGGTTCCCCTTAATGGAGGAAAAAGGGTGTTTTCAGATATACAGATCAAAAGACTAAAG AAACTTGGCATTGACAAGACAGACCCCACAAGTCTTACTGAAGAGGAGATTACTCGTTTTGCTCGCTTGGATATCGACCCCGGTACTGTCACCTGGCAGAGAG TGATGGACACAAATGATCGGTTCTTGAGGAAGATTACCATTGGACAGTCCCCAACAGAAAAGGGATTTACAAGAGAG GCACAGTTTGACATCACAGTAGCCAGTGAAATTATGGCAGTCCTTGCCTTGACCAGCAGCTTGCAGGATATGCGCACACGTCTATCCAAAATGGTTGTTGCCACCAGCAAAAATGGAGACCCCATAACAACAGAGGACCTG GGAGTAAGTGGTGCCTTAACGGTTCTCATGAAAGACGCTATAAAGCCAAACCTCATGCAGACATTAGAG GGAACACCGGTGTTTGTTCATGCGGGCCCTTTTGCCAATATTGCTCATGGCAACTCCTCCATCCTGGCTGATAAAATAGCTTTGAAGCTTGTAGGGCCAGAAGGATTTGTAG TTACAGAAGCTGGCTTTGGTGCGGACATTGGTATGGAGAAGTTCTTTAACATTAAATGTCGATACTCCGGCTTGAGGCCTCATGTTGTGGTGCTTGTTGCTACTGTCCGAGCTCTGAAGATGCACGGAGGAGGTCCTACC GTGACTGCTGGAATGCCTTTGCCCAAGGAATATGTGGAAGAG AACCTGGGGCTTCTGGAGAATGGCTGTAGTAACCTGAGGAAACAGATTGAAAACGCTATGCATTTTGGTGTGCCTGTGGTGGTGGCTGTTAATGCATTCAA GAACGATACTGATGCCGAACTAGATTTGGTTTGCAAGATTGCTAAATCAGCTGGAGCCTTTGATGCAGTGTGCTGCAGGCACTGGGCTGAAGGTGGCGCTGGAGCTGTGGACCTAGGAAAGGCTGTTCAGAGAGCCTCTGAAGCCACCAGTAACTTCAAATTCCTCTACAATTTGGAG TTATCCATTGCAGACAAGATTCGGGTAATTGCCCAAAAGATTTATGGAGCAACTGATATTGAACTACTTCCTGAGGCTCAACACAAGGTGGAGCTCTACACAAAACAA GGATTTGGCAATCTTCCAATGTGCATGGCAAAGACccacctgtctctgtctcacgaGGCAGACAAGAAGGGTGTGCCCACAGGCTTCATTCTGCCAATCAGGGACATCCGAGCTAGTGTGGGTGCGGGCTTTCTTTTCCCACTGGTTGGCACG ATGCCCACCATCCCTGGCCTTCCCACAAGACCTTGCTTTTATGATATTGACCTCAACCCTGAGACTGAACAAGTTAATGGTCTTTTCTGA